Proteins from one Tenrec ecaudatus isolate mTenEca1 chromosome 8, mTenEca1.hap1, whole genome shotgun sequence genomic window:
- the DEFB136 gene encoding defensin beta 136: MKLCLSGLVFFLLLSLLPSGDGLFGNDGVEFRTCTSHGGLCFFGCKPGWQWVAFCHNVLSCCLKLKKNIPPQVNEMQWDN; encoded by the exons ATGAAGCTCTGCCTCTCTGGACTAGTATTCTTCCTCCTGCTTTCCTTATTGCCTTCAG GCGATGGTTTATTTGGAAATGATGGGGTCGAATTTCGCACTTGTACTAGCCATGGAGGCTTGTGTTTCTTTGGCTGTAAGCCGGGATGGCAATGGGTCGCATTCTGTCACAATGTCCTGTCCTGTTGTTTgaaattaaagaaaaacattCCTCCACAAGTCAACGAAATGCAGTGGGACAATTAa